The Pyrodictium delaneyi genome contains a region encoding:
- a CDS encoding PadR family transcriptional regulator produces MEKAVDKLLRDLRVGLYSIVVLDLLVRRGSLYGYAIRRYLEEAAPGIAPSESTIYDVLKRLEKLGLLESYWARGPAGTMRKYYRTRPGVEEVLYKLVMQLRQLLGNIICDVGGRDNENG; encoded by the coding sequence GTGGAGAAGGCTGTTGATAAGCTGCTTCGCGACTTGAGGGTGGGGCTCTACAGCATTGTAGTGCTCGACCTCCTAGTCCGTCGTGGCTCCCTGTATGGTTATGCTATCCGCCGGTACCTGGAAGAAGCAGCGCCGGGGATAGCGCCCAGCGAGAGCACGATATATGATGTGCTAAAGAGGCTTGAGAAGCTTGGACTTCTCGAGAGTTATTGGGCACGAGGCCCTGCAGGCACTATGAGGAAGTACTACCGTACTAGGCCTGGTGTCGAAGAAGTGCTCTACAAGCTAGTCATGCAGCTTAGACAATTATTGGGGAACATAATATGTGACGTTGGGGGCCGAGATAATGAAAATGGATGA
- a CDS encoding SdpI family protein, with amino-acid sequence MTLGAEIMKMDEPLVVSTMLTLVGLLVALAAEKLPPNPLLGFRIGYTFVSRRTWTQANRVAGLAMAALGLLATGASMIDPPWGILVLNISLPMLLVALVEYAERLAEKQLIAEPLTPGEGSGEPLKPLGLARITLPVAIIIAIVYMIVVLRLDRIYALQQLVNQAAFLGIHTLTLYSSYLGIRRPEAFHVPWLTLSENRRVASAIIISLLLVSAYVALSTISCFTRIAEILKIAGITLAACATSFTVMVYLCRRN; translated from the coding sequence GTGACGTTGGGGGCCGAGATAATGAAAATGGATGAACCACTAGTTGTTTCTACCATGCTGACTCTTGTAGGGCTACTTGTGGCTCTTGCTGCTGAGAAACTACCTCCAAATCCATTACTAGGCTTTCGCATAGGCTACACGTTCGTCTCGCGGAGAACATGGACTCAGGCCAATCGAGTAGCAGGACTAGCTATGGCAGCACTAGGGCTTCTAGCCACGGGGGCCTCTATGATTGACCCCCCATGGGGCATACTAGTGCTCAATATTAGTCTGCCAATGTTGTTAGTAGCTCTGGTAGAATATGCGGAAAGACTCGCTGAGAAACAGCTTATAGCCGAGCCCCTAACTCCAGGTGAAGGAAGCGGCGAGCCCCTAAAACCCCTGGGTCTCGCGAGGATAACATTACCGGTAGCAATAATAATAGCTATCGTATATATGATCGTAGTTCTAAGACTAGATCGTATATATGCACTGCAGCAGCTCGTAAATCAAGCCGCATTTCTGGGTATCCACACACTAACCCTATATTCATCGTACCTAGGTATCCGAAGGCCTGAAGCATTTCATGTACCATGGCTCACCCTCTCTGAAAATCGGAGGGTAGCTTCTGCGATAATAATATCGTTGCTACTTGTTTCTGCTTATGTGGCATTGTCAACCATAAGCTGCTTTACTAGAATTGCTGAGATCTTAAAAATAGCCGGGATAACTCTAGCAGCCTGTGCAACAAGCTTCACAGTAATGGTATATTTGTGTAGACGCAATTAA
- a CDS encoding universal stress protein — protein sequence MYSCILVGYDGSEASRLAIEKAVGLARRLGAKLVIATVVPPPTVFLGELLIPEVTELSEIEKPARERLGKLVKEIREAAGLENVESALLVGDPAEELVNFAEASGCDLIVVGRRGRGGLERLILGSVSSKIVSISHCVDVLVVESSSAKKN from the coding sequence GTGTACTCCTGCATCCTTGTAGGCTACGACGGAAGCGAGGCCAGTCGTCTCGCGATCGAGAAGGCTGTAGGCCTAGCCAGGCGCCTAGGCGCCAAACTAGTCATAGCCACTGTAGTGCCGCCGCCTACTGTGTTCCTCGGCGAACTACTCATCCCCGAAGTCACAGAGCTTAGCGAGATCGAGAAACCAGCCAGAGAGCGCCTCGGGAAACTCGTCAAAGAGATACGTGAGGCAGCCGGTCTAGAGAACGTTGAGTCAGCCCTCCTCGTCGGCGACCCTGCTGAGGAGCTAGTAAACTTCGCCGAGGCTAGCGGCTGCGACTTGATAGTAGTGGGGCGTCGGGGCCGCGGCGGCCTAGAGAGACTGATACTAGGCAGCGTGTCCAGCAAGATAGTCTCGATTAGCCACTGCGTGGACGTGCTAGTAGTCGAGTCTAGCTCGGCCAAGAAGAACTAA
- a CDS encoding PD-(D/E)XK nuclease family protein → MICTDEALVLVGRLAREAGPPVVAASSLGSWHWCSIKAWHSTSLFNAGWLTPEVLTHDAWRGLALLWAAEFSKNSFIRVIRGRLLHGEDPREAIGDALQGAELARRLAQGGAGELERLHREGVVPVLGLIDPAAYGEQFRRYMEAEDPVEYYRREEWPLIARQPRGRGYTVIGVPDQLEWSPAGLRVVEVKTTSRPWLMRRRQRGYRAARTQLAAYTWILSERWPVEEAVLLVRDASGATVLRERFDPEELAAWFEDDVLPEIGDQLAAPQPPSKPPRPPCRSCEYGDRHPVRNNI, encoded by the coding sequence ATGATATGCACAGACGAGGCTCTAGTGCTGGTGGGTAGGCTTGCCCGGGAGGCCGGGCCGCCAGTGGTAGCTGCTAGTAGCCTCGGCTCATGGCACTGGTGCAGCATCAAGGCGTGGCACAGTACGAGCCTCTTCAACGCCGGGTGGCTCACCCCCGAGGTGCTCACCCACGATGCCTGGAGGGGGCTTGCTCTCCTCTGGGCTGCGGAGTTCTCTAAGAACAGCTTCATCCGGGTGATAAGGGGCCGGCTCCTCCACGGCGAGGATCCCCGGGAAGCGATAGGTGACGCGCTCCAGGGTGCAGAGCTGGCCCGGAGGCTAGCCCAGGGAGGGGCCGGGGAGCTAGAGAGGCTCCACCGGGAGGGAGTAGTCCCGGTTCTCGGGCTCATAGATCCCGCCGCTTATGGTGAACAGTTCCGCCGCTATATGGAGGCAGAGGACCCGGTTGAGTACTACCGGCGGGAGGAGTGGCCGCTCATAGCTCGCCAGCCCCGTGGTCGGGGCTACACGGTGATAGGTGTACCAGACCAGCTAGAGTGGAGCCCTGCCGGCCTAAGAGTGGTGGAGGTGAAGACTACATCCCGGCCTTGGCTGATGCGTCGCCGTCAGCGCGGGTACCGGGCAGCCCGGACCCAGCTAGCGGCCTATACTTGGATTCTCTCTGAGCGCTGGCCCGTCGAGGAAGCAGTACTCCTCGTTCGCGACGCCTCCGGAGCTACTGTGTTGCGGGAGCGTTTCGACCCAGAGGAGCTGGCAGCTTGGTTTGAGGACGATGTGCTTCCCGAGATAGGTGATCAATTAGCGGCACCACAGCCCCCAAGCAAGCCGCCAAGACCTCCCTGCCGGAGCTGTGAGTACGGTGACCGCCACCCAGTCCGGAACAATATCTAG
- a CDS encoding PH domain-containing protein — protein sequence MTEGVKLPKKLLENLDPGEEVVKAVRKRPALEKPKWLVVTDRRIIIFDEKILGRYEMTAIPYEKLKQVYLRSGVWRSEFKIETEEGETIELPWMDKEAAREAMLAIKEALQRISVEPPTIVRRKHLASEEWILNKPKEQITRSIVARQSPAQPVAQQAAREDPLDKLEKLKKLLDEGAITQEEYEALRKKILEEILGGKK from the coding sequence TTGACTGAAGGAGTTAAGCTGCCCAAGAAGCTTCTCGAAAACCTCGACCCCGGCGAAGAGGTCGTAAAGGCGGTTCGGAAGCGGCCTGCACTGGAAAAGCCTAAGTGGCTTGTCGTGACGGACCGTAGGATAATCATATTCGATGAGAAGATCCTCGGCCGCTACGAGATGACAGCTATACCATACGAGAAGCTGAAGCAGGTATACCTCCGTAGCGGTGTATGGCGCTCCGAGTTCAAGATCGAGACCGAGGAGGGGGAGACGATAGAACTCCCCTGGATGGACAAGGAGGCGGCTAGGGAGGCTATGCTCGCGATAAAGGAGGCGCTGCAGCGGATAAGCGTCGAGCCACCGACTATTGTGAGGCGGAAACACCTAGCCTCTGAGGAATGGATCCTCAATAAGCCCAAGGAGCAGATAACGCGGAGCATTGTAGCACGCCAATCGCCAGCCCAGCCCGTAGCCCAGCAAGCGGCCAGAGAGGACCCACTCGATAAGCTTGAGAAGCTGAAGAAACTGCTCGACGAGGGCGCTATAACCCAGGAGGAGTACGAGGCTCTGCGCAAGAAGATACTGGAGGAAATCCTCGGCGGGAAGAAGTAG
- a CDS encoding ribbon-helix-helix protein, CopG family, which yields MRVVTFKVDEDLLEKLDSFARLKGVTRSEIIRKAIELYLRLEDYKVQPQPKIVRLLS from the coding sequence ATGCGAGTCGTAACCTTCAAGGTGGATGAAGACCTGCTCGAAAAGCTAGACAGCTTTGCACGCCTAAAGGGCGTGACAAGGAGCGAGATAATAAGGAAGGCCATAGAGCTGTACCTAAGGCTGGAAGACTACAAGGTACAGCCCCAGCCGAAGATAGTGAGGCTGCTAAGCTAA
- a CDS encoding endonuclease III domain-containing protein yields the protein MDSIAGRANGETVYRILSQSLTVDWRDYVVLVADRLDGNPYAVLAAIILSQNTSDRNSIRAYHELRRLLGGRVTPEAVLAVHEEKLIEAIRPAGLARQKARTLREAAKRIIEAGGEKVLLEKPPEELRSFLLSIPGVGKKTADVFLSFKRRAPVFAVDTHALRVAKRWRLVGSQAGYDEASRALLEFFGPERSEEAHRLIIALGRQYCRARNPRCSECPLHGICPYPAQQGPEAER from the coding sequence GTGGACAGCATAGCCGGACGGGCTAACGGCGAGACAGTATACCGGATCCTTTCCCAGAGCCTCACGGTAGACTGGCGCGACTACGTTGTGCTGGTAGCGGATCGTCTCGACGGCAACCCCTACGCTGTGCTAGCCGCGATAATCCTTAGCCAGAACACGAGCGACCGGAACTCGATACGCGCCTACCACGAGCTCCGCCGGCTCCTAGGCGGCCGCGTTACCCCGGAGGCGGTACTGGCAGTTCATGAGGAGAAGCTAATAGAGGCTATAAGGCCGGCAGGCCTAGCCCGGCAAAAGGCGAGGACACTACGCGAGGCGGCCAAGAGGATAATCGAGGCCGGAGGCGAGAAGGTACTACTCGAGAAGCCGCCCGAGGAGCTACGATCGTTCCTCCTCTCGATACCTGGAGTCGGAAAGAAGACTGCAGACGTGTTCCTCTCCTTTAAGCGCCGAGCCCCAGTCTTCGCGGTCGATACCCACGCGCTCCGTGTGGCCAAGCGCTGGAGGCTAGTAGGCTCCCAGGCGGGCTACGACGAGGCGTCGAGAGCGCTCCTAGAGTTCTTCGGCCCCGAGCGGAGCGAGGAAGCTCACCGCCTCATCATAGCCCTTGGACGCCAGTACTGTAGAGCCCGGAACCCCAGGTGTAGCGAATGCCCCTTGCACGGTATCTGCCCCTACCCCGCCCAGCAGGGCCCTGAAGCCGAGAGGTAA
- a CDS encoding GNAT family N-acetyltransferase — MFRLVAGVEEAGLEDAIARLLNRVESLRYPVYREPWTRERIRRQWLSYSGYSPENLVTVITDTSVPVAIAWIYPIQGCGVVWVRIDPLIALTTATKVLEELLSYARLLFDTRGAARGVPVRVHVEPLGLVRDALYRVIPGAVAREGGALMAYKGSGVQPVLPPGYRIESRSSIAGDRGLLARIVQLVNAAFARYSWYTPSTLRDYTNYINYVEEHYRPLYLLVWSPSGELAGYLLAYIHPNLAGGISGYIEELAVHPYHQRRGLGSSLVAEATRRLHHETRYVYLNSVRGLEGFYQMLGFTVAERKAYYEADVHVLPQRNVVVM, encoded by the coding sequence ATGTTCAGGCTAGTTGCCGGTGTAGAAGAAGCAGGCCTAGAGGATGCTATCGCTAGGCTGCTAAACCGTGTAGAGAGTCTGCGTTACCCTGTATACCGAGAGCCCTGGACAAGAGAGAGAATTAGGAGGCAATGGTTGAGCTATAGTGGCTACAGCCCCGAAAACCTCGTAACAGTGATCACTGACACCTCAGTCCCAGTAGCAATAGCCTGGATCTACCCTATACAGGGATGCGGAGTAGTCTGGGTACGGATAGACCCTTTGATAGCACTGACGACTGCCACCAAAGTGCTTGAAGAGCTATTATCCTATGCACGGCTGCTCTTCGATACACGAGGAGCTGCACGAGGTGTTCCAGTACGCGTCCACGTAGAGCCACTAGGTCTCGTCCGGGACGCACTGTATAGAGTCATACCGGGTGCTGTAGCCCGAGAAGGAGGAGCACTCATGGCCTACAAAGGCTCGGGTGTACAGCCGGTTCTCCCTCCTGGCTACCGGATTGAAAGCCGTAGCAGCATAGCAGGGGATAGAGGGTTATTAGCAAGGATAGTCCAGCTAGTTAACGCAGCGTTTGCTAGGTATTCCTGGTATACACCCTCAACCTTGAGAGATTATACAAACTACATAAACTATGTAGAAGAACATTACCGCCCACTATATCTTCTCGTCTGGAGCCCGAGTGGTGAGCTGGCAGGATACCTTCTCGCCTACATACACCCCAACTTGGCGGGAGGAATCTCGGGATACATAGAGGAGCTAGCAGTACACCCATATCATCAACGGCGGGGCCTGGGAAGCAGCCTTGTTGCCGAGGCGACTAGAAGACTACACCATGAGACACGCTACGTCTATCTGAACTCGGTTCGGGGTCTCGAGGGTTTTTACCAGATGCTCGGCTTCACAGTAGCAGAGAGAAAAGCGTACTATGAGGCTGACGTACATGTACTCCCGCAGCGCAACGTAGTCGTCATGTGA
- the cutA gene encoding divalent-cation tolerance protein CutA, translating to MESGLVVVYVTAPRGKGAEIARRLLEERLAACINIAEVNSMYWWQGRIEEDKEDLLVIKTTVSRLEELIRRVKEIHPYTVPEVVALPVIACLGDYCRWAREETNPQRNA from the coding sequence ATGGAGTCGGGCCTTGTAGTCGTATACGTGACTGCACCGAGGGGTAAAGGCGCAGAAATTGCGCGCAGGCTGCTAGAGGAGAGGCTAGCAGCTTGTATAAACATTGCAGAGGTCAATAGTATGTACTGGTGGCAAGGCCGTATAGAGGAAGATAAGGAGGACCTACTGGTGATAAAGACTACAGTATCGAGACTAGAGGAGCTAATACGCAGAGTCAAGGAGATACATCCATACACAGTACCAGAGGTGGTAGCACTCCCCGTGATAGCTTGCCTAGGCGACTACTGCCGCTGGGCTCGCGAGGAAACAAACCCCCAGAGAAATGCTTAA
- a CDS encoding phosphate-starvation-inducible PsiE family protein — MASSEPKEPLLHDRLLARVAAAIYETFEIIALLALSVATAMAIIDFFKALMEHGFVYTEVVEKVLLIFVFIDLTRTIVGSIVEGRFRMDILFEAITIAIARDLIGFLALIAQQFNPIKAVVLTGMLATSVVLWIFARRVEIREPGPRIGFYNPVKQERKESKTEGD; from the coding sequence ATGGCCTCTAGTGAGCCTAAGGAGCCGCTGCTTCATGATCGATTACTGGCACGAGTAGCAGCCGCCATCTATGAAACATTCGAGATAATAGCGCTACTAGCTCTCTCAGTGGCAACAGCCATGGCTATAATAGACTTCTTTAAGGCTCTGATGGAGCACGGCTTTGTATATACTGAAGTCGTGGAGAAGGTTCTACTAATATTCGTGTTCATAGACCTTACCCGGACAATTGTAGGAAGCATAGTCGAGGGCCGCTTCAGAATGGATATACTCTTTGAGGCAATAACTATAGCAATAGCAAGGGATCTCATAGGATTCCTGGCCCTTATAGCCCAGCAATTCAACCCCATCAAGGCTGTAGTGCTGACGGGTATGCTGGCAACATCTGTAGTGCTATGGATATTCGCTAGAAGGGTCGAGATACGGGAACCTGGGCCCAGAATAGGATTCTATAATCCCGTTAAGCAAGAGAGAAAGGAAAGCAAGACAGAAGGAGACTAG
- a CDS encoding FAD-dependent oxidoreductase, protein MRFIVRCKPGEYAERRERVAIVGAGPAGLYAAGYLRCRGFNVTVYDRNPEPGGFLIFGVLEIHINKERVRKGIEELRSIGVEFRQNTVVGRDILLGDLIEDYDAVLLATGTWKSRRLNVPGSDLKGVLPAMEWIVDYHMWRYGYRSEKPPVGRRVVVVGGGLTAVDAVHVAKWLGAEEVHLVYRRTRSYAPAGERGFREAEEAGAIIHELVTPVEYIGSGGKVTAVKLQKMQLVEQPGAKRPRPVPIPGEYVTLEADMVLEAIGLIPTPPFNGGDYGIRLREDGTIDVDEYKRTTREPVFAAGDVVHGASLIGPAMKSGLEAAEAIEKYLNGEIRWRNS, encoded by the coding sequence TTGCGCTTCATTGTTCGCTGCAAGCCAGGCGAGTACGCGGAGCGGCGAGAGCGAGTAGCGATAGTGGGCGCTGGGCCTGCTGGCCTCTATGCTGCCGGCTATCTCCGGTGCCGGGGCTTCAACGTCACCGTGTACGACAGGAACCCCGAGCCAGGTGGCTTCCTGATATTCGGCGTACTCGAGATCCATATCAACAAGGAGCGTGTCCGTAAGGGCATAGAGGAGTTACGGAGCATCGGTGTAGAGTTCCGCCAGAACACGGTAGTGGGGAGAGACATACTGCTCGGCGACCTCATAGAGGACTACGATGCTGTACTGTTAGCCACCGGTACCTGGAAGAGCCGGCGGCTAAACGTGCCAGGCTCCGATCTCAAAGGGGTACTTCCAGCTATGGAATGGATCGTCGACTACCACATGTGGCGCTACGGCTACCGGAGCGAGAAACCGCCGGTCGGCCGCCGCGTAGTAGTCGTGGGCGGTGGCCTCACCGCAGTAGACGCTGTCCACGTCGCCAAGTGGCTAGGCGCGGAGGAGGTGCATCTGGTCTACCGGCGTACCCGCAGCTATGCTCCTGCGGGGGAGCGGGGATTCCGCGAAGCCGAGGAAGCTGGAGCCATTATACACGAGCTAGTGACACCAGTAGAATACATCGGCAGCGGGGGCAAGGTCACAGCAGTAAAGCTGCAGAAGATGCAGCTCGTCGAGCAACCCGGCGCAAAGAGGCCCCGGCCTGTACCCATACCAGGCGAGTACGTCACACTAGAAGCAGATATGGTTCTTGAAGCTATAGGGCTGATACCTACACCACCCTTTAACGGTGGGGACTATGGCATAAGGCTCCGCGAGGACGGTACGATAGACGTCGACGAGTACAAGAGGACTACAAGGGAGCCAGTCTTTGCCGCCGGTGACGTAGTGCATGGCGCCAGCCTAATAGGCCCGGCTATGAAGAGCGGCCTAGAGGCCGCCGAGGCTATAGAAAAGTACCTCAATGGAGAGATTAGGTGGAGAAACAGCTAG
- a CDS encoding inositol-3-phosphate synthase, with protein MAIRVVLIGQGLVATHFAVGVERIKKGELEPYGVPFAKYQMVYDIKDIEIVGSYDVDNEKVGKTVYEVAVKAVGDILPVPETLKSITVRRGIHLGSMEGLPFQVKGLEDELGSTKAAIERLVEEWKQLQPDVIIEVATTEPAKAFHDVKALEEAIEKDDRKRLSASHAYAYAAYLYAKETGKPVAFINVIPSPLARDDAIVKLFEEAGSLVLGDDGATGATPLTADLLEHLAERNRYVMSIAQFNIGGNTDFLALTVPERNKMKEETKSSIVKDILGYDAPHFIKPTGYLEPLGDKKFVSMHIWWKTFNALEDELVVNLRINDSPALAGLLVDLTRIGKALVERGEKGTAYPVNAFFMKDPGPRGARNMSRIRAYYQLLDYLREKGVIKA; from the coding sequence ATGGCGATACGCGTGGTACTGATCGGGCAAGGCCTTGTAGCCACACACTTTGCTGTAGGCGTAGAGAGGATTAAGAAAGGCGAGCTAGAGCCCTATGGCGTTCCCTTCGCAAAGTATCAAATGGTTTACGATATAAAGGATATAGAGATCGTTGGCAGCTACGACGTGGACAATGAGAAGGTTGGCAAGACAGTCTACGAGGTAGCCGTCAAGGCTGTAGGCGACATCCTACCAGTACCGGAGACCCTCAAGAGCATCACAGTGAGGCGCGGTATACACCTAGGCTCGATGGAGGGTCTACCCTTCCAGGTCAAGGGTCTCGAGGACGAGCTCGGCTCGACAAAGGCTGCTATCGAGCGGCTGGTAGAGGAGTGGAAGCAGCTACAGCCGGATGTGATAATAGAGGTCGCTACGACGGAGCCCGCTAAGGCCTTCCACGATGTCAAGGCCCTAGAGGAGGCCATCGAGAAGGATGACCGTAAGAGGCTAAGCGCTAGCCACGCCTACGCCTACGCCGCCTACCTCTATGCCAAGGAGACCGGGAAGCCAGTAGCTTTCATCAACGTGATACCGAGCCCACTAGCCCGCGACGACGCCATAGTAAAGCTCTTCGAGGAGGCCGGTAGCCTAGTGCTAGGTGACGACGGCGCTACCGGCGCTACTCCGCTGACCGCTGACCTGCTAGAGCACCTCGCGGAGAGGAACCGCTACGTAATGAGCATAGCACAGTTCAACATCGGCGGCAATACTGACTTCCTCGCGCTAACGGTGCCAGAGCGCAACAAGATGAAGGAGGAGACGAAGAGCAGCATAGTCAAGGACATCCTAGGCTACGATGCACCACACTTCATCAAGCCCACCGGCTACCTGGAGCCACTAGGCGACAAGAAGTTCGTCTCAATGCACATCTGGTGGAAGACCTTCAACGCGCTAGAGGACGAACTAGTAGTAAACCTGAGGATCAACGACAGCCCGGCGCTCGCAGGCCTACTAGTAGACCTAACGAGGATAGGCAAGGCGCTAGTAGAGAGGGGCGAGAAGGGCACAGCATACCCCGTAAACGCCTTCTTCATGAAGGATCCAGGGCCGCGCGGAGCCCGGAACATGTCGAGGATACGCGCCTACTACCAGCTACTAGACTACCTACGCGAGAAGGGCGTAATCAAGGCCTAA
- a CDS encoding GIY-YIG nuclease family protein gives MDPCSSLPRGKGVYLLVFELREGYRGPVGRRLLARLEPGVYIYVGSAWGPGGLRARLCRHLYGRRGRMHWHIDYLAAAPGYRPIGAIVVLNTRRVEPFLAAAGHSSRVFEPVEPRLGGTDDPYGFGHLFLCLAGDCLAAALGLASSVPGALRFIRPTRLYTIDSTG, from the coding sequence TTGGACCCGTGTAGCAGCTTACCACGAGGGAAGGGAGTCTACCTGCTTGTCTTCGAGCTCCGAGAGGGCTACCGGGGGCCCGTGGGCCGGAGGCTCTTGGCGAGGCTCGAGCCGGGAGTATACATCTACGTGGGGAGCGCGTGGGGCCCTGGTGGGCTTCGGGCTAGGCTCTGCCGCCACCTCTACGGCCGGCGGGGGAGGATGCACTGGCACATAGACTATCTCGCCGCAGCCCCTGGCTACCGGCCCATAGGCGCTATAGTCGTTCTGAATACTCGTAGGGTTGAGCCGTTCCTCGCCGCCGCTGGACACTCTTCCCGCGTCTTCGAGCCGGTGGAGCCCCGGCTCGGCGGCACCGACGACCCCTATGGGTTTGGCCATCTCTTCCTCTGCCTCGCAGGGGACTGTCTCGCTGCTGCTCTGGGTCTTGCCTCCTCGGTGCCGGGGGCTCTACGGTTCATACGGCCAACCAGGTTGTACACTATTGATAGCACTGGATAG
- a CDS encoding ribose 1,5-bisphosphate isomerase, with product MTLVVPEEVRRIAEDIQTMKIRGAGRIARAAARALMIAAQEYKSGGLDEFLDYMEQVARLLVSTRPTAVSLPNAVNYVMKVLRENRFQDIEEARKAVIEAAQGFIEYSEQAVKRIGEIGARLIKTGDRILTHCNSSAVESILVTAWRSGKRFHVYATETRPRFQGYITARNLAKAGIPVTLVPDSAVLQVIEAKRITRVIVGADTVTANGAVINKIGTSQIALAARLHRIPFIVATETYKFSPYTVVGQPVEIEERPPEEVLENPPPGIRIRNPAFDATPPEYIDMIVTERGIIPPKSAALVLWEMFRRSPVEMSQLRVEEDTTG from the coding sequence GTGACCCTGGTTGTACCCGAGGAGGTTCGGAGAATAGCCGAGGACATCCAGACTATGAAGATACGTGGCGCGGGCCGGATAGCCAGGGCCGCCGCCCGCGCACTAATGATAGCCGCCCAGGAGTACAAGAGTGGAGGCCTCGACGAGTTCCTGGACTACATGGAGCAAGTTGCCCGGCTACTAGTATCGACCCGGCCTACTGCCGTGAGCCTACCCAATGCCGTCAACTACGTGATGAAGGTTCTCCGCGAGAACAGGTTCCAAGACATAGAGGAGGCCCGGAAGGCAGTAATAGAAGCAGCCCAGGGCTTCATAGAGTACTCTGAGCAAGCCGTGAAGAGGATAGGGGAGATAGGCGCCCGGCTCATAAAGACCGGCGACCGCATACTAACACACTGCAATAGCAGCGCAGTAGAATCCATACTGGTGACCGCGTGGCGTAGCGGCAAGCGCTTCCACGTATACGCCACCGAAACACGGCCACGCTTCCAAGGCTACATCACAGCCCGCAACCTAGCCAAAGCCGGTATACCCGTGACCCTTGTACCCGACTCAGCAGTGCTACAGGTTATCGAGGCCAAGAGGATAACCCGGGTCATAGTGGGCGCCGACACGGTAACCGCGAACGGCGCAGTGATAAACAAGATCGGTACCAGCCAGATAGCCCTCGCAGCAAGGCTACACCGTATACCCTTCATAGTAGCCACTGAGACCTACAAGTTCAGCCCCTACACGGTCGTCGGCCAGCCTGTAGAGATAGAAGAGAGACCGCCCGAGGAGGTCCTCGAGAACCCGCCGCCAGGCATAAGGATACGCAACCCGGCCTTCGACGCTACGCCGCCAGAGTACATCGACATGATAGTAACGGAGAGGGGCATCATACCGCCGAAATCAGCCGCGCTAGTCCTCTGGGAGATGTTCCGCCGCAGCCCAGTAGAGATGAGCCAGCTACGGGTAGAGGAGGACACTACCGGGTAG
- a CDS encoding translation initiation factor eIF-2B — translation MAEESREDRGEVLGLYRLGATEAAEETLQRFSRLVSEARDVWGLLEALDFLEARIAARPFSAPLVNTARELLGMIAAEDYSGLSEVQERIQSYVGEVLARVVEETEAAAEIAARRLEDGDVVLTQSYSRSVVRALEKAAAMGKRIQVIVAESRPLLDGIETAKALARMGLDVTLIVDSAMRFMARDATKALIGADAVTADGTVIARTGAGLLALAAGEARVRLIVVAGTYKLYPETVYGMTIETPALGDEIVPDEHRELGVGGYAPLFEPVPPHLIDALATERGLMAPEAVPLLIREKYGEWPPRLEPISELFARAREKLKQTLRKQA, via the coding sequence TTGGCTGAGGAGTCTAGAGAGGACCGGGGCGAGGTTCTCGGCCTTTACAGGCTAGGAGCGACTGAGGCTGCCGAGGAGACTCTCCAGAGGTTCAGCCGCCTGGTCTCCGAGGCGCGGGACGTCTGGGGGCTCTTGGAGGCGCTAGACTTCCTGGAGGCGCGTATCGCGGCACGGCCCTTCTCGGCGCCGCTGGTGAACACGGCGCGGGAGCTATTGGGGATGATCGCGGCCGAGGACTATAGCGGGCTAAGCGAGGTCCAGGAGAGGATCCAGAGCTATGTGGGCGAAGTGTTGGCCCGGGTCGTGGAGGAGACCGAGGCGGCTGCAGAGATTGCTGCCCGGAGGCTAGAGGACGGCGACGTGGTGCTCACGCAGAGCTATAGCCGGAGCGTGGTCCGGGCCCTGGAGAAGGCGGCCGCTATGGGGAAGAGGATCCAGGTGATAGTAGCCGAGTCCAGGCCCCTCCTCGACGGAATCGAGACGGCGAAGGCGCTGGCCCGGATGGGGCTAGATGTGACGCTGATAGTAGACTCGGCTATGAGGTTTATGGCCCGGGACGCGACCAAGGCCCTGATAGGTGCTGACGCCGTCACAGCAGACGGCACTGTTATCGCGCGGACGGGAGCCGGGCTGCTAGCGCTAGCCGCTGGCGAGGCGCGTGTACGCCTCATCGTTGTCGCGGGGACCTACAAGCTGTACCCGGAGACAGTCTACGGCATGACCATTGAGACGCCGGCGCTCGGCGACGAGATAGTCCCGGATGAGCACAGAGAGCTAGGCGTCGGGGGCTACGCACCCCTCTTCGAGCCAGTGCCACCACACCTTATCGACGCGCTCGCCACGGAGAGAGGCCTCATGGCGCCGGAGGCTGTGCCCCTCCTCATAAGGGAGAAGTATGGAGAATGGCCGCCAAGGCTCGAGCCCATAAGCGAGCTCTTCGCCCGAGCGCGGGAGAAGCTGAAGCAGACCCTCCGTAAACAGGCCTAA